In Niallia sp. FSL W8-0635, one genomic interval encodes:
- a CDS encoding DUF6155 family protein, which produces MALLKLNELKKELKTLEQKELIQLISDVYKVNKDVQHYLSSRFKGEEAIKDLYEKTKKIVENEFFPNRGFAKMRLGVARDAISNFKKLSSDDGKTIDLMLYYVETGTKFTNTYGDIEGKFYNSMVSMYNKVVNECNKSEEFYNIFKDRLYLIVSETDGIGWGYHDDICAIYYSLDWLEEDEDDE; this is translated from the coding sequence ATGGCATTATTAAAACTAAATGAATTAAAAAAAGAACTTAAGACTTTGGAACAAAAAGAACTAATTCAGTTAATTTCAGATGTGTATAAGGTCAATAAAGATGTCCAGCACTACTTATCTAGTAGGTTTAAAGGAGAAGAAGCAATTAAAGATTTATATGAAAAAACAAAAAAAATAGTAGAGAATGAATTCTTTCCAAATCGTGGTTTTGCGAAAATGCGATTGGGAGTTGCAAGAGATGCAATTTCAAATTTTAAGAAACTTTCCTCTGATGACGGTAAAACAATAGATTTGATGCTTTACTATGTTGAAACTGGAACAAAATTTACCAATACATACGGTGATATAGAGGGAAAATTCTATAATAGTATGGTTTCAATGTATAACAAAGTAGTGAATGAATGCAATAAGAGCGAGGAATTTTACAACATTTTTAAAGATCGTCTTTATTTGATTGTCAGTGAAACAGATGGAATTGGATGGGGATATCATGATGATATTTGTGCTATTTATTATTCTTTAGATTGGTTGGAAGAGGATGAAGATGATGAATAA
- a CDS encoding DUF4317 domain-containing protein, whose amino-acid sequence MNKKDIANIRKQFKMNNDLLRITDMFNVYVMKESSDIFHYQSQPFGMLDQDQQELFLHNFKKLLAGNLDEKLFELRFQRDAENNSQLILHKGLLSSEVEDWKEQMLQIVDKMLNSRQYDKDIVITFIRGEYLKPKKRRSEESEESDRDTVFSHPFILCSINNTQEPKKELLFDYVEKEFKYNIVVDPIINLNAPMGGFLFPSFSDNAADVNHILYAAGKIHEPDYQFIEEVLNGEEMMTAQDDKIVFEEIIKDVTGDQLSTSTLSNVYEEINRMIVENEEEEVPKLDSKDVEKVLKMSGVEDISPEKVEFAFKKIIDDDKYELKASNILPKFTSKSIKISTKIANIAISPPDLRYVKQIEFSGKRYLMIEVEEDTVIEGFTMIPEAFGGGSPEEE is encoded by the coding sequence ATGAACAAAAAAGATATAGCAAACATTCGAAAACAATTCAAAATGAACAACGATTTACTTAGAATTACAGACATGTTTAATGTCTATGTCATGAAGGAATCGAGTGATATATTCCATTATCAAAGCCAACCCTTTGGTATGCTTGACCAAGATCAACAAGAGTTATTTTTACATAATTTCAAAAAATTACTTGCCGGCAATTTAGATGAAAAGCTCTTTGAATTAAGATTTCAAAGGGATGCAGAAAATAATAGCCAGCTTATCTTACATAAAGGACTACTTAGCTCTGAAGTAGAAGATTGGAAAGAGCAAATGCTACAGATTGTGGACAAGATGCTTAACAGCAGACAATATGATAAAGATATTGTCATCACCTTCATTCGCGGAGAATATTTAAAGCCGAAGAAACGTCGCAGTGAAGAGTCTGAGGAAAGTGACCGAGATACGGTTTTCTCCCATCCTTTCATTTTATGCAGCATCAACAACACACAAGAGCCGAAAAAAGAATTGCTTTTTGATTATGTAGAGAAAGAATTTAAATACAATATTGTTGTTGATCCCATTATAAATCTTAATGCACCGATGGGCGGATTTCTTTTCCCTAGCTTCTCAGATAATGCCGCAGATGTTAACCATATTCTCTATGCGGCAGGCAAGATTCATGAACCAGATTACCAATTTATCGAAGAAGTGCTCAACGGCGAAGAAATGATGACTGCTCAAGATGATAAAATTGTATTTGAAGAAATTATTAAAGATGTCACCGGTGATCAATTAAGCACCTCTACTCTTTCCAATGTGTATGAGGAAATTAATCGGATGATTGTGGAAAATGAAGAGGAAGAAGTTCCAAAACTGGACTCCAAGGATGTCGAGAAGGTCTTGAAAATGAGTGGTGTGGAGGATATCAGTCCAGAAAAGGTTGAATTTGCCTTCAAAAAGATTATTGATGATGATAAGTATGAGTTAAAAGCAAGTAATATTTTGCCAAAATTCACATCAAAGTCGATTAAGATCAGCACCAAAATCGCCAATATCGCCATCAGTCCACCAGATTTACGATATGTGAAACAAATCGAATTTAGCGGAAAACGCTACTTGATGATTGAGGTCGAGGAAGATACCGTCATCGAAGGATTTACGATGATTCCCGAAGCTTTTGGCGGCGGGAGTCCCGAAGAAGAATAG
- a CDS encoding LysR family transcriptional regulator, which translates to MNEKDCLLLIYLQKEQNITKAAEHLFMTQPALTYRIRQLEKEFQVEILSKNGKNIRLTSAGEHLVEYANRILIDLRKTKEFLLNMENELIGSLKIGVNSHFGLYNLPSILKDYIKMFPKVELNVDTGFSTEMMDLLVDGQIDVAIVRGDYNWSDAKYLLSEENVCIIANEPIDVDKLPQMSMINRKEPKVLLKYKTSPYNPYEQSIEYWWNQRFIDPPLVTMQVDSYETCKEMVKKGLGYAIIPNVFLKKADNLYYAPLVFKNGQEMKRRTWVYYREASMRLATVAEFVRYMKKAEEERR; encoded by the coding sequence ATGAATGAGAAGGATTGCTTGCTGCTCATCTACTTACAAAAGGAGCAAAATATAACGAAAGCAGCAGAACATCTATTTATGACGCAGCCTGCCTTGACATATCGTATACGGCAACTTGAAAAGGAATTTCAGGTTGAAATCCTTTCTAAGAATGGAAAAAATATAAGACTGACGTCAGCTGGTGAACATTTAGTGGAATATGCGAACAGAATTCTTATTGATTTACGCAAGACGAAAGAATTTCTGCTGAATATGGAAAATGAACTGATTGGAAGCTTGAAAATTGGGGTGAATAGTCATTTTGGCTTATACAATTTGCCTTCTATATTAAAGGATTATATAAAAATGTTTCCCAAAGTGGAATTGAATGTGGATACTGGATTTAGTACGGAAATGATGGATTTATTAGTGGATGGGCAAATTGATGTAGCGATTGTAAGAGGAGATTATAATTGGTCGGATGCTAAATATCTTCTAAGTGAAGAAAATGTCTGTATTATTGCGAATGAACCGATTGATGTGGATAAACTGCCCCAAATGTCGATGATCAATAGAAAAGAGCCTAAAGTACTTCTAAAATATAAGACAAGTCCTTATAATCCTTACGAACAAAGCATCGAATATTGGTGGAATCAAAGGTTTATCGATCCACCTTTAGTAACGATGCAAGTAGATAGCTATGAAACATGTAAGGAAATGGTGAAAAAGGGGCTTGGTTATGCAATTATCCCTAATGTTTTTCTGAAGAAGGCGGACAATTTATATTATGCTCCTCTTGTTTTTAAAAACGGTCAGGAAATGAAAAGAAGAACGTGGGTGTATTATCGAGAGGCATCGATGCGCCTTGCAACAGTAGCTGAGTTTGTTCGATATATGAAAAAAGCGGAAGAAGAGAGGAGATAA
- a CDS encoding M20 family metallopeptidase, with amino-acid sequence MYLERVEEKQALIDKIDALDKQLRELALKIHQNPEVSFHEHKAMNWLTEPLEKAGFVIEKGIATLETSFRATWEGTSDGPTIALLAEYDALAGLGHGCGHNIIGTSAVGAAIALKETIPNLKGKIVVLGTPAEELGGGKIIMVEQGVFDQVDVAMMCHPHKKSMVLRGGLACVDATFKYYGKAAHAAASPEQGISALDAVIHTFVAVNSLRQFFKDDVRIHGIITKGGEATNVVPAYCEAEFLLRAENVEQLELVREKVYAAARYSAEAVGAALEIEEGLIYAERNNNHALAHLFKDNLELLDEDVCDPPKKGGIGSSDIGNVGQVTATIHPYIKITDSANTHTPEFVEAASSEEGMRGLNKAAKALALTVFDICTNGQSLQAIRNEFEEWKKSKQQVK; translated from the coding sequence ATGTATTTAGAAAGAGTTGAAGAAAAACAAGCGCTTATCGATAAGATAGATGCGTTGGATAAACAATTACGTGAATTAGCGTTAAAGATTCATCAGAATCCAGAAGTGAGTTTTCACGAGCATAAAGCGATGAACTGGTTGACAGAACCGCTTGAAAAAGCAGGATTTGTCATAGAAAAAGGAATTGCGACATTAGAAACGTCCTTTAGGGCAACTTGGGAAGGGACTTCTGATGGTCCAACGATTGCGTTACTTGCAGAATATGATGCCCTGGCAGGATTAGGGCATGGTTGTGGGCATAATATTATCGGAACCTCTGCTGTAGGTGCTGCAATAGCACTAAAAGAGACCATTCCAAATTTGAAAGGGAAAATTGTTGTGCTTGGAACACCTGCTGAAGAGTTAGGTGGCGGAAAAATTATTATGGTGGAACAAGGTGTTTTTGATCAAGTGGATGTTGCTATGATGTGTCATCCCCATAAGAAATCGATGGTTTTGCGGGGAGGATTGGCTTGTGTAGATGCAACATTTAAATATTATGGCAAGGCAGCTCATGCTGCTGCTAGTCCTGAACAGGGAATCAGTGCGTTGGACGCTGTAATCCATACGTTTGTCGCAGTTAATTCCTTACGTCAGTTCTTTAAGGATGATGTGAGAATTCACGGAATCATCACAAAGGGTGGGGAGGCTACAAATGTTGTGCCAGCTTATTGTGAAGCAGAATTTTTACTAAGGGCAGAAAATGTAGAACAGTTGGAACTTGTTCGAGAGAAGGTCTATGCTGCAGCTCGATATTCAGCAGAGGCTGTAGGTGCTGCTCTAGAAATTGAAGAGGGACTTATTTATGCGGAAAGAAATAATAATCACGCGCTTGCCCATTTATTCAAAGATAATTTAGAGCTCTTGGATGAAGACGTGTGTGACCCTCCTAAAAAAGGTGGAATCGGTTCCTCTGATATTGGCAACGTTGGCCAAGTAACAGCGACGATTCATCCTTATATTAAAATTACGGATTCAGCCAATACACATACACCAGAGTTTGTGGAGGCTGCCAGTTCAGAAGAAGGAATGAGAGGATTAAATAAAGCTGCAAAAGCATTAGCGCTAACGGTATTTGATATTTGTACGAACGGACAATCCCTCCAAGCTATTCGTAATGAGTTTGAGGAATGGAAGAAAAGCAAACAGCAAGTGAAATAA
- a CDS encoding YfcC family protein yields the protein MKTNKLASNVVSPITNSKAKKLRMPHTFVIILCMVLFAAVLTYILPAGEFDRVEDVNSGNTVVVQDSYHHVEQNPISLFNLPLAVVQGLVSASDTVFFIFIVGGVFQIINSTGTIEAVAGRVGKTFMNRGLVIIPIFLTLFSFGGFTIGMSAEVMAFVPIGIAIARALGYDALTGTAMVMLGAATGFTAGLLNPFNVGIAQSIAEIPMFSGMWLRAIILVVLLIATSYYIIRYAKKVKKDPSLSIVVQLEKEEGHKNVDMSSLPSMKVSHYLTIIAVLAGFGLLIWGVSEKGWWMQELAAFFLALGVIVGFLSKFGPSKIASEFVIGAKDITFGAFIVGLAKGIVIVLEQGHVIDSVVNGLAIMVDHLPSYIQVLGMYFFQTIMNVFITSGTGLAATTMPIMVPLADLIDVTRQTAVLAYQLGDGLSNCILPTSAMLMGSLAVSKIKYQEWVKFFWPLLLIWLVIGGVFVIIADVIHY from the coding sequence TTGAAAACAAATAAACTAGCCTCCAATGTGGTATCTCCAATAACAAATTCAAAGGCAAAGAAACTTCGAATGCCACATACATTTGTCATCATTTTATGTATGGTTTTATTTGCTGCTGTTCTTACTTACATACTTCCTGCAGGGGAATTTGATCGTGTGGAAGATGTAAACTCAGGAAATACAGTGGTTGTACAGGATTCCTACCATCATGTTGAACAGAATCCTATTAGTCTATTTAATTTGCCTTTAGCAGTTGTACAAGGTTTAGTAAGTGCAAGCGATACAGTCTTTTTTATCTTTATTGTTGGTGGTGTTTTCCAAATTATCAATTCTACAGGAACAATTGAAGCAGTCGCTGGAAGAGTCGGAAAAACCTTTATGAACCGTGGCCTGGTTATCATTCCAATTTTCTTGACCCTGTTTTCATTCGGTGGATTTACAATTGGGATGTCAGCAGAGGTAATGGCGTTTGTACCGATTGGAATCGCGATTGCAAGAGCGTTAGGATATGATGCGTTAACCGGAACAGCTATGGTTATGTTAGGTGCTGCGACAGGTTTTACAGCAGGGTTACTAAATCCTTTTAATGTAGGGATTGCCCAGTCGATTGCTGAAATTCCAATGTTTTCAGGAATGTGGCTACGTGCCATTATTTTAGTTGTCCTGCTAATTGCTACTAGTTATTATATTATTCGTTATGCAAAAAAGGTGAAAAAAGATCCATCCTTGAGCATTGTTGTCCAACTTGAAAAAGAAGAAGGACATAAAAATGTGGACATGTCTTCCTTACCATCCATGAAAGTAAGTCATTATTTAACCATCATTGCTGTACTAGCTGGTTTTGGTCTACTCATTTGGGGAGTTTCTGAAAAGGGTTGGTGGATGCAGGAATTGGCCGCATTTTTCTTAGCTTTAGGTGTTATAGTAGGTTTCTTATCCAAGTTTGGACCTAGCAAAATAGCAAGTGAATTTGTAATAGGTGCAAAAGATATCACTTTTGGTGCCTTTATCGTTGGATTGGCAAAAGGGATTGTAATTGTGTTAGAGCAAGGGCATGTTATTGATTCCGTTGTTAATGGGCTAGCGATAATGGTTGACCATTTACCAAGTTACATTCAGGTTCTTGGCATGTATTTCTTTCAAACAATTATGAATGTCTTTATTACTTCTGGAACAGGGTTAGCTGCAACAACTATGCCGATTATGGTTCCGTTGGCTGATTTAATTGACGTTACTAGACAAACGGCTGTATTAGCCTATCAGCTAGGAGATGGGTTATCTAATTGTATCCTGCCTACCTCTGCAATGTTAATGGGTAGTTTAGCAGTTTCTAAAATAAAATACCAAGAATGGGTGAAGTTCTTTTGGCCATTATTGTTGATATGGCTTGTTATTGGCGGAGTTTTTGTTATCATCGCAGATGTTATTCACTACTAA
- a CDS encoding M28 family peptidase: MLKSQLIELINKNLLNRHVKELSAYERLTGEEEAERAVDYIVENLQQHYIPYDRYQFDGYFSDPIHGEVFVTAPMKLAIRAKTRSFGANLPQGVKGKLLYDFFSEKSSGIRGPIERYENMKNKIIISWNYYEDYVKKIESAGAIGLIHIWPSKEKALHEETVGTIWGTPTMENVDQLTKIPVVGIKHEDGVNLLEWIKEEHSVEVVLKTEMRNSVKKTSLPVATIQGELEEYILVSGHYDSWHKGATDNATANSLMLELARLFSTQQCKRSIKIAWWPGHSNGRYAGSSWYCDQFWEEINEKCVAHINIDFPGTKGNVQVVPRSTAMESEEFLTDIIRDYTKKEPSRLDYLPRGADQSFWGTNIPIHLMLKYEPLDQEKRYQTPGGNWWWHTEEDLVDKVDSDLLVRDTGMHIELVNHLVNVPILPINLLRFLAKSKEIMNELDNHSDKAFDFTKIHQTFEKVSIKVEELLGMEGTDITSYNKLLKSIGGKLNRLKFSYSSKYDYDNTYPFHPYPGLAKVKDVYQSNSTQEEFLFISTHFVRQRNRIVNEIKEVIVEIERYLE, translated from the coding sequence ATGTTGAAATCCCAGCTTATTGAATTAATTAATAAAAATCTTTTAAACCGACATGTTAAGGAGCTTTCTGCATATGAACGTTTAACGGGAGAGGAAGAGGCTGAGAGAGCGGTAGATTATATAGTAGAAAATTTGCAGCAGCATTATATTCCATATGATCGTTACCAATTCGATGGGTACTTTAGTGATCCTATCCATGGAGAAGTGTTCGTAACAGCACCTATGAAACTAGCTATTCGTGCAAAAACAAGATCGTTTGGCGCCAATCTCCCACAAGGGGTAAAAGGAAAGCTTCTTTATGATTTCTTTAGTGAAAAATCAAGCGGGATTAGAGGACCAATTGAGCGTTATGAAAATATGAAAAATAAAATTATTATCAGCTGGAACTATTATGAGGATTATGTGAAGAAAATAGAAAGTGCAGGAGCAATTGGTCTAATTCATATATGGCCATCTAAGGAAAAAGCGCTCCATGAAGAAACGGTGGGGACAATTTGGGGAACGCCTACGATGGAAAATGTGGACCAACTGACGAAAATTCCTGTTGTTGGCATAAAACACGAGGATGGAGTAAATTTGCTCGAATGGATAAAAGAGGAGCATTCTGTAGAAGTTGTATTGAAAACAGAGATGAGAAATTCTGTTAAAAAGACTAGTTTACCAGTCGCTACTATTCAAGGGGAATTAGAAGAGTATATTTTGGTTTCCGGACATTATGATTCCTGGCATAAAGGGGCAACAGATAATGCAACAGCTAATTCTTTGATGCTGGAATTAGCACGGCTATTTTCTACTCAACAATGTAAGCGAAGCATTAAAATAGCTTGGTGGCCAGGACACTCAAATGGTAGATATGCAGGTTCTTCTTGGTATTGTGATCAATTTTGGGAGGAAATCAATGAGAAGTGTGTAGCACATATTAATATTGATTTTCCAGGTACAAAAGGAAATGTCCAAGTTGTACCAAGATCAACTGCTATGGAAAGTGAGGAGTTTTTAACGGATATTATTCGGGATTATACAAAGAAGGAACCGTCTCGATTGGATTATTTGCCGCGGGGAGCGGATCAATCCTTTTGGGGAACAAATATACCTATCCATCTAATGCTAAAGTATGAACCACTTGATCAAGAAAAAAGATATCAGACACCAGGAGGAAACTGGTGGTGGCATACGGAAGAGGATCTTGTCGATAAAGTAGATAGTGATTTATTGGTCAGAGATACAGGGATGCATATAGAGCTAGTGAATCACTTAGTAAATGTACCGATCTTGCCAATTAACCTTCTCCGCTTTTTAGCAAAAAGTAAAGAGATTATGAATGAGTTAGACAATCATTCTGATAAAGCTTTCGATTTCACTAAAATTCATCAAACCTTTGAAAAGGTTTCGATAAAGGTGGAAGAGCTATTGGGAATGGAAGGAACAGATATAACATCCTATAATAAGCTTTTAAAATCGATTGGCGGAAAACTGAATAGACTTAAGTTCTCTTATTCTAGTAAATATGATTATGATAATACATATCCTTTTCATCCATATCCTGGCTTAGCTAAGGTGAAAGACGTCTATCAGAGTAACTCGACACAAGAAGAATTCCTATTTATTAGCACCCATTTCGTACGACAACGAAATCGGATAGTAAATGAGATAAAAGAAGTAATCGTGGAGATAGAAAGATATTTAGAATAA